aagGACCTATAAGTCTTCAGGTCCTTCAGACCCAAATACATCTTTTCTCGACTACTGGTAACTGAGATGCCTGATATCTTTCCTTAttcaacaaaagaaacgatTATTGATGCGAACAACTCTACCAAATCGAGACCGTGCACCAAAGAGGAAAGTTGCCGAGCTTCCAATTTCTTCTTGCAAGAATGAGTCTCCTCCGTTACCATCTTCGTCTGCAAACTCTTCGTCACTGCTGCTGTCGAAGTCATCTTCGATTTCTTCGTCGTCCACTTCTGCGTTGTCTAGCCTTTCATCGTCTTGTCCTAGGGCGAACGTGATTGGCTTATCAGACGTCACACATTGCCGTTGGTAAATGAATTCAGGTAGCGTACCATGTTTCGCCATCGTTGTTTCTTGGCGAACTGTGCGTTGCCTCACAGCAGCTCCATATGAGGAAGCCCAGTTCCGTAAAAGATCAGAGTCAGCTTGTGACATTTCAGCGACGGGCAAAGGTTTTATGGTGGGTACCCTGGAAAACGGTATTGTCTCCTCTGGCTTGGGATACCATGACCTTCTGCTGGTATGGTAATAGGCCGCCCATTCAGTTGTTCTCTTAATCGATTCTTTCATCGTCAACCCAAACGATCGGCAGTACTCAAGCATAGATAAGTTTGCCTGCTTAATGTGAACAGTGGAATGGCAATTCTCGACATCCAAGGTCATACAGCTTAATAAATTTATGGCCTTGACCAATCAAACCAGAAAAGGGTCGGAAACCGTGTAAAACAGTTTCTTTCTAATCAAATATCGTTGACCAAAAGGCCAGAAATACCTCATCCCGCAGGTTTTGGAG
The DNA window shown above is from Acropora palmata chromosome 7, jaAcrPala1.3, whole genome shotgun sequence and carries:
- the LOC141887224 gene encoding uncharacterized protein LOC141887224; the encoded protein is MTLDVENCHSTVHIKQANLSMLEYCRSFGLTMKESIKRTTEWAAYYHTSRRSWYPKPEETIPFSRVPTIKPLPVAEMSQADSDLLRNWASSYGAAVRQRTVRQETTMAKHGTLPEFIYQRQCVTSDKPITFALGQDDERLDNAEVDDEEIEDDFDSSSDEEFADEDGNGGDSFLQEEIGSSATFLFGARSRFGRVVRINNRFFC